Proteins encoded by one window of Arachis hypogaea cultivar Tifrunner chromosome 1, arahy.Tifrunner.gnm2.J5K5, whole genome shotgun sequence:
- the LOC112805545 gene encoding elongation factor Tu, chloroplastic: MAITSIAAAASSSKLFCPHAPPSSSSTSTSTCLFTTATHLSSSFLKPSIILHLTPYSSSSAVTTTTTTTPYRRRSLTVRAARGKFERKKPHVNIGTIGHVDHGKTTLTAALTMALAALGNSAPKKYDEIDAAPEERARGITINTATVEYETENRHYAHVDCPGHADYVKNMITGAAQMDGAILVVSGADGPMPQTKEHILLAKQVGVPNMVVFLNKQDQVDDEELLELVELEVRELLSSYEFPGDEVPIISGSALLALEALMANPAIKRGDNEWVDKIYALMDAVDNYIPIPQRQTDLPFLLAIEDVFSITGRGTVATGRVERGTIKVGETVEIVGVRETRSTTVTGVEMFQKILDEAMAGDNVGLLLRGIQKVDIQRGMVLAKPGTITPHTKFSAIVYVLKKEEGGRHSPFFAGYRPQFYMRTTDVTGKVRSIMNDKDEESKMVMPGDRVKMVVELIVPVACEQGMRFAIREGGKTVGAGVIQSIIE, from the exons ATGGCAATTACTTCAATAGCAGCAGCTGCTTCTTCGTCAAAGCTATTTTGCCCGCATGCCCCTCCATCTTCATCTTCGACTTCCACTTCCACTTGCCTCTTCACAACAGCCACCCACCTCTCCTCTTCTTTCCTCAAACCCTCCATAATCCTCCACCTAACTCCTTATTCCTCCTCCTCTgccgtcaccaccaccaccaccaccaccccctaCCGCCGCCGCTCCCTCACTGTCCGCGCTGCCCGCGGCAAGTTCGAGCGCAAGAAGCCACACGTCAACATCGGCACCATAGGCCACGTCGACCATGGCAAGACCACCCTCACCGCCGCACTCACCATGGCCCTCGCCGCCCTCGGCAACAGCGCTCCCAAGAAATACGACGAGATTGACGCCGCCCCCGAGGAGCGCGCCCGCGGCATCACTATCAACACTGCTACCGTCGAGTACGAGACCGAGAACCGCCACTACGCCCACGTGGACTGCCCCGGCCACGCTGACTACGTCAAGAATATGATCACCGGTGCCGCACAAATGGACGGCGCCATCCTCGTCGTCTCCGGCGCCGACGGCCCCATGCCTCAGACCAAGGAGCACATCCTCCTCGCCAAGCAG GTTGGTGTCCCCAACATGGTGGTTTTCCTCAACAAGCAGGACCAGGTGGATGATGAGGAGCTTCTTGAGCTTGTGGAGCTCGAGGTTCGTGAGCTTCTCTCCTCGTACGAGTTTCCCGGCGATGAAGTCCCCATTATCTCAGGTTCGGCCCTTCTAGCATTGGAAGCTTTGATGGCGAACCCTGCCATCAAGCGTGGCGACAACGAGTGGGTGGACAAGATTTATGCCCTCATGGATGCGGTGGATAACTACATTCCCATCCCTCAGCGCCAAACGGACCTTCCCTTCTTGCTTGCCATTGAAGATGTGTTCTCCATTACCGGTCGTGGGACTGTGGCGACCGGAAGGGTTGAGAGAGGGACTATTAAGGTTGGGGAAACTGTTGAGATTGTTGGTGTGAGGGAGACTAGGAGCACAACTGTCACTGGTGTGGAGATGTTCCAGAAGATTCTAGATGAGGCAATGGCTGGTGATAATGTGGGGTTGTTGCTTAGAGGTATTCAGAAGGTTGATATTCAAAGAGGAATGGTGTTAGCTAAGCCGGGGACTATTACCCCGCACACTAAGTTTTCTGCCATTGTGTATGTtttgaagaaggaagaaggagggagGCACTCACCATTCTTTGCTGGATACCGACCGCAGTTTTACATGAGGACCACTGATGTGACTGGGAAAGTGAGGTCGATTATGAATGATAAGGATGAGGAGTCCAAGATGGTGATGCCAGGGGACAGGGTTAAGATGGTGGTGGAGCTTATAGTACCTGTGGCTTGTGAGCAAGGGATGAGGTTTGCTATTCGGGAAGGAGGGAAAACTGTGGGAGCTGGTGTCATCCAATCCATCATCGAGTGA